In Zingiber officinale cultivar Zhangliang chromosome 1A, Zo_v1.1, whole genome shotgun sequence, a genomic segment contains:
- the LOC122038342 gene encoding adenylyl-sulfate kinase 3-like isoform X1 — protein sequence MLATSSMSAIGKSTNIFWQECQVGKVDREKLLKQKGCVVWITGLSGSGKSTLACTLGRELHSKGKLTYVLDGDNLRHGLNKDLGFSSEDRAENIRRVGEVAKLFSDAGLICIASLISPYRKDRDSCRAIVPDSRFIEVFMNMPLELCEARDAKGLYKLARAGKIKDLHAGFTGIDDPYEPPLNCEIEIKQENGICPSSFSMAGQVVGYLEEKGLLQE from the exons ATGTTGGCGACGAG TTCAATGTCTGCAATCGGGAAGTCGACGAACATCTTCTGGCAAGAATGCCAGGTCGGGAAGGTCGATCGGGAGAAGCTGCTCAAGCAGAAGGGTTGTGTCGTTTGGATAACTGGGCTCAGCGGCTCAG GGAAAAGTACTTTAGCATGTACGTTGGGTCGAGAATTGCATTCCAAAGGAAAGCTTACATATGTGCTTGATGGAGACAACCTTAGGCATGGGTTAAACAAGGATCTTGGCTTTTCATCAGAAGACCGTGCTGAGAATATACGAAGGGTTG GTGAAGTGGCAAAGCTCTTCTCAGATGCAGGTTTAATCTGTATTGCAAGTTTGATATCTCCATATAGGAAAGACAGAGACTCCTGCCGTGCAATTGTTCCCGACTCTAGATTCATTGAA GTATTCATGAATATGCCTTTGGAACTGTGCGAAGCAAGGGATGCAAAAGGCCTGTACAAACTTGCTCGAGCAGGAAAGATAAAAG ATTTGCATGCAGGTTTTACTGGGATAGATGATCCATATGAACCACCTCTGAACTGTGAG ATAGAGATCAAACAAGAAAATGGGATCTGCCCTTCCTCTTTTTCCATGGCTGGTCAAGTTGTTGGTTACTTAGAAGAGAAAGGCCTTTTGCAAGAGTAA
- the LOC122038342 gene encoding adenylyl-sulfate kinase 3-like isoform X2 produces the protein MLATSSMSAIGKSTNIFWQECQVGKVDREKLLKQKGCVVWITGLSGSGKSTLACTLGRELHSKGKLTYVLDGDNLRHGLNKDLGFSSEDRAENIRRVGEVAKLFSDAGLICIASLISPYRKDRDSCRAIVPDSRFIEVFMNMPLELCEARDAKGLYKLARAGKIKGFTGIDDPYEPPLNCEIEIKQENGICPSSFSMAGQVVGYLEEKGLLQE, from the exons ATGTTGGCGACGAG TTCAATGTCTGCAATCGGGAAGTCGACGAACATCTTCTGGCAAGAATGCCAGGTCGGGAAGGTCGATCGGGAGAAGCTGCTCAAGCAGAAGGGTTGTGTCGTTTGGATAACTGGGCTCAGCGGCTCAG GGAAAAGTACTTTAGCATGTACGTTGGGTCGAGAATTGCATTCCAAAGGAAAGCTTACATATGTGCTTGATGGAGACAACCTTAGGCATGGGTTAAACAAGGATCTTGGCTTTTCATCAGAAGACCGTGCTGAGAATATACGAAGGGTTG GTGAAGTGGCAAAGCTCTTCTCAGATGCAGGTTTAATCTGTATTGCAAGTTTGATATCTCCATATAGGAAAGACAGAGACTCCTGCCGTGCAATTGTTCCCGACTCTAGATTCATTGAA GTATTCATGAATATGCCTTTGGAACTGTGCGAAGCAAGGGATGCAAAAGGCCTGTACAAACTTGCTCGAGCAGGAAAGATAAAAG GTTTTACTGGGATAGATGATCCATATGAACCACCTCTGAACTGTGAG ATAGAGATCAAACAAGAAAATGGGATCTGCCCTTCCTCTTTTTCCATGGCTGGTCAAGTTGTTGGTTACTTAGAAGAGAAAGGCCTTTTGCAAGAGTAA
- the LOC122038342 gene encoding adenylyl-sulfate kinase 3-like isoform X4, giving the protein MLATSSMSAIGKSTNIFWQECQVGKVDREKLLKQKGCVVWITGLSGSGKSTLACTLGRELHSKGKLTYVLDGDNLRHGLNKDLGFSSEDRAENIRRVGEVAKLFSDAGLICIASLISPYRKDRDSCRAIVPDSRFIEVFMNMPLELCEARDAKGLYKLARAGKIKDLHAGFTGIDDPYEPPLNCEIILSIS; this is encoded by the exons ATGTTGGCGACGAG TTCAATGTCTGCAATCGGGAAGTCGACGAACATCTTCTGGCAAGAATGCCAGGTCGGGAAGGTCGATCGGGAGAAGCTGCTCAAGCAGAAGGGTTGTGTCGTTTGGATAACTGGGCTCAGCGGCTCAG GGAAAAGTACTTTAGCATGTACGTTGGGTCGAGAATTGCATTCCAAAGGAAAGCTTACATATGTGCTTGATGGAGACAACCTTAGGCATGGGTTAAACAAGGATCTTGGCTTTTCATCAGAAGACCGTGCTGAGAATATACGAAGGGTTG GTGAAGTGGCAAAGCTCTTCTCAGATGCAGGTTTAATCTGTATTGCAAGTTTGATATCTCCATATAGGAAAGACAGAGACTCCTGCCGTGCAATTGTTCCCGACTCTAGATTCATTGAA GTATTCATGAATATGCCTTTGGAACTGTGCGAAGCAAGGGATGCAAAAGGCCTGTACAAACTTGCTCGAGCAGGAAAGATAAAAG ATTTGCATGCAGGTTTTACTGGGATAGATGATCCATATGAACCACCTCTGAACTGTGAG ATCATTCTTAGTATCTCTTAA
- the LOC122038342 gene encoding adenylyl-sulfate kinase 3-like isoform X5, producing the protein MLATSSMSAIGKSTNIFWQECQVGKVDREKLLKQKGCVVWITGLSGSGKSTLACTLGRELHSKGKLTYVLDGDNLRHGLNKDLGFSSEDRAENIRRVGEVAKLFSDAGLICIASLISPYRKDRDSCRAIVPDSRFIEVFMNMPLELCEARDAKGLYKLARAGKIKGFTGIDDPYEPPLNCEIILSIS; encoded by the exons ATGTTGGCGACGAG TTCAATGTCTGCAATCGGGAAGTCGACGAACATCTTCTGGCAAGAATGCCAGGTCGGGAAGGTCGATCGGGAGAAGCTGCTCAAGCAGAAGGGTTGTGTCGTTTGGATAACTGGGCTCAGCGGCTCAG GGAAAAGTACTTTAGCATGTACGTTGGGTCGAGAATTGCATTCCAAAGGAAAGCTTACATATGTGCTTGATGGAGACAACCTTAGGCATGGGTTAAACAAGGATCTTGGCTTTTCATCAGAAGACCGTGCTGAGAATATACGAAGGGTTG GTGAAGTGGCAAAGCTCTTCTCAGATGCAGGTTTAATCTGTATTGCAAGTTTGATATCTCCATATAGGAAAGACAGAGACTCCTGCCGTGCAATTGTTCCCGACTCTAGATTCATTGAA GTATTCATGAATATGCCTTTGGAACTGTGCGAAGCAAGGGATGCAAAAGGCCTGTACAAACTTGCTCGAGCAGGAAAGATAAAAG GTTTTACTGGGATAGATGATCCATATGAACCACCTCTGAACTGTGAG ATCATTCTTAGTATCTCTTAA
- the LOC122038342 gene encoding adenylyl-sulfate kinase 3-like isoform X3 translates to MSAIGKSTNIFWQECQVGKVDREKLLKQKGCVVWITGLSGSGKSTLACTLGRELHSKGKLTYVLDGDNLRHGLNKDLGFSSEDRAENIRRVGEVAKLFSDAGLICIASLISPYRKDRDSCRAIVPDSRFIEVFMNMPLELCEARDAKGLYKLARAGKIKDLHAGFTGIDDPYEPPLNCEIEIKQENGICPSSFSMAGQVVGYLEEKGLLQE, encoded by the exons ATGTCTGCAATCGGGAAGTCGACGAACATCTTCTGGCAAGAATGCCAGGTCGGGAAGGTCGATCGGGAGAAGCTGCTCAAGCAGAAGGGTTGTGTCGTTTGGATAACTGGGCTCAGCGGCTCAG GGAAAAGTACTTTAGCATGTACGTTGGGTCGAGAATTGCATTCCAAAGGAAAGCTTACATATGTGCTTGATGGAGACAACCTTAGGCATGGGTTAAACAAGGATCTTGGCTTTTCATCAGAAGACCGTGCTGAGAATATACGAAGGGTTG GTGAAGTGGCAAAGCTCTTCTCAGATGCAGGTTTAATCTGTATTGCAAGTTTGATATCTCCATATAGGAAAGACAGAGACTCCTGCCGTGCAATTGTTCCCGACTCTAGATTCATTGAA GTATTCATGAATATGCCTTTGGAACTGTGCGAAGCAAGGGATGCAAAAGGCCTGTACAAACTTGCTCGAGCAGGAAAGATAAAAG ATTTGCATGCAGGTTTTACTGGGATAGATGATCCATATGAACCACCTCTGAACTGTGAG ATAGAGATCAAACAAGAAAATGGGATCTGCCCTTCCTCTTTTTCCATGGCTGGTCAAGTTGTTGGTTACTTAGAAGAGAAAGGCCTTTTGCAAGAGTAA
- the LOC122006429 gene encoding glycine-rich protein 23-like, whose protein sequence is MARLCVGVPFGVTLLLMVALALARVASAQNVPNQATTPSAAGLEENKNLIFGGGYAGGAAIVAIPVVVGGGVLGGYGGMAGLGGLGGLDGLGGGGGGGPGGLGGVGGGLGGAGGVGGGAGGIGGLGGAGVVGGGAGGLSGGGGGAAGGTAP, encoded by the coding sequence ATGGCAAGGCTTTGCGTGGGTGTGCCGTTCGGGGTTACACTTCTGCTCATGGTTGCTCTTGCATTAGCACGAGTGGCCAGCGCCCAGAACGTGCCAAACCAAGCCACGACACCGTCTGCCGCAGGCCTTGAAGAGAACAAGAACCTCATCTTCGGCGGTGGCTATGCTGGCGGTGCTGCCATTGTTGCGATACCGGTGGTTGTCGGGGGCGGTGTCCTTGGTGGCTATGGTGGAATGGCCGGCCTCGGCGGATTAGGTGGTCTTGATGGCCTAGGTGGCGGTGGTGGGGGTGGCCCCGGTGGCCTTGGCGGTGTTGGCGGTGGCCTTGGAGGTGCGGGTGGCGTCGGCGGTGGAGCTGGTGGCATTGGTGGTCTTGGAGGTGCAGGTGTTGTCGGTGGTGGAGCTGGTGGCCTCAGCGGTGGGGGTGGTGGTGCAGCCGGCGGCACTGCTCCTTGA
- the LOC122038344 gene encoding vesicle-associated membrane protein 721-like, with protein sequence MGQQSLIYSFVSRGTVILAEYTEFTGNFNSIAAQCLQKLPATNNKFTYNCDDHTFNYLVEDGYTYCVVAVESLGRQVPIAFLERVKEDFSKRYGGGKAATAPANSLSHEFGSKLKEHMQYCVDHPEEISKLSKVKAQVSEVKGVMMENIEKVLDRGEKIELLVDKTESLRSQAQDFRQQGTTMRRKMWLQNMKIKLIVLGIIIALILIIVLSVCHGFKC encoded by the exons ATGGGTCAGCAATCGCTCATCTACAGTTTCGTCTCGCGGGGGACGGTGATCCTGGCGGAGTACACGGAGTTCACCGGTAACTTCAACAGCATCGCTGCCCAGTGCCTGCAGAAGCTCCCCGCCACCAACAATAAGTTCACCTACAACTGCGACGACCACACATTCAACTACCTCGTTGAGGATGGATACA CATATTGTGTAGTTGCTGTTGAATCTTTAGGTAGGCAAGTTCCGATTGCTTTTCTGGAGAGGGTGAAGGAGGACTTTAGCAAAAGATATGGAGGAGGAAAAGCTGCAACTGCTCCAGCAAATAGCCTCAGCCATGAATTTGG GTCCAAGCTTAAAGAGCACATGCAATACTGTGTTGACCACCCAGAAGAGATCAGCAAGCTCTCCAAGGTGAAAGCTCAGGTTTCGGAAGTCAAAGGCGTTATGATGGAAAATATTGAGAAG GTTCTTGACCGTGGTGAGAAAATTGAGTTGCTTGTTGATAAGACTGAAAGCCTTCGATCCCAG GCCCAAGATTTTCGACAGCAAGGTACAACAATGAGGAGGAAGATGTGGCTGCAGAACATGAAGATTAAGTTGATCGTCCTGGGCATCATCATCGCACTGATTCTCATCATTGTTTTGTCCGTTTGTCATGGCTTCAAATGCTAA